The Primulina huaijiensis isolate GDHJ02 chromosome 12, ASM1229523v2, whole genome shotgun sequence genome has a window encoding:
- the LOC140989372 gene encoding uncharacterized protein, whose amino-acid sequence MGKIGTKMPNFCLNRIRPLVRVRSPPVQSKSQESETDQDNKDDPGSGVEKSGAVNGRRIMIVVDSSMEAKHAVQWALSHTVQSQDIIILFYVTKPSNQGDRPSKKEVINPRIPEFLSGMKSMCQLKMPEVHVEVAVVEGREKGPTIVAEAKKQGVALMVLGQKKRSVTWRLMSMWAGKRVPASGLAEYCVQNAGCMALAVRRKSKKLGGYLITTKRQKDFWLLA is encoded by the exons atgggaaaaATTGGCACAAAAATGCCTAATTTTTGCTTGAACAGAATCAGGCCGTTGGTTCGAGTTCGTTCGCCTCCTGTTCAATCCAAAAGCCAAGAAAGTGAAACCGATCAAGATAACAAAGATGATCCCGGCTCCGGTGTCGAGAAATCTGGGGCCGTCAATGGCCGGAGAATTATGATCGTCGTAGATTCCAGCATGGAAGCTAAGCACGCGGTGCAATGGGCTCTTAGTCACACTGTTCAGAGCCAAGACATTATCATTCTTTTCTATGTCACCAAACCTTCAAATCAAG GTGATCGACCAAGTAAGAAGGAAGTGATCAATCCAAGAATTCCTGAATTTCTCAGTGGTATGAAGAGTATGTGCCAATTGAAGATGCCTGAG GTACATGTTGAGGTTGCAGTGGTTGAAGGGAGAGAAAAAGGGCCAACTATAGTAGCGGAAGCAAAGAAACAAGGGGTGGCACTGATGGTGCTAGGCCAGAAGAAACGGTCGGTCACGTGGCGGCTGATGTCGATGTGGGCCGGAAAACGAGTGCCCGCCAGTGGATTGGCTGAATATTGTGTCCAAAATGCTGGTTGTATGGCCCTTGCTGTAAGGAGGAAAAGCAAGAAACTAGGTGGCTATCTCATCACTACTAAAAGACAGAAAGATTTCTGGCTCTTGGCTTGA